A single window of Pseudarthrobacter defluvii DNA harbors:
- the mutM gene encoding bifunctional DNA-formamidopyrimidine glycosylase/DNA-(apurinic or apyrimidinic site) lyase, producing MPELPEVEVVRRGLVNWVRGRTIDAVDVLDPRSIRRHALGVEDFIGNLEGAVVSDVVRRGKFLWMPLLDSAAPGPGNPAGGVPEVALMAHLGMSGQLLMQDSAVPDEKHLKVRFRLSPRDGMPEQLRFVDQRIFGGLFVTALVPTDDGGPGGLAESPLPLIAEEAAHIARDPLDPAFSFDLFYQRLRKRKTGLKRALLDQGLVSGIGNIYADEALWRARLHFARATDTLRRSEAQRVLESAREVMLDALAAGGTSFDSLYVNVNGASGYFDRSLNAYGRQGEPCKRCAAAGIHSVIRRDQFMNRSSHTCPVCQPRPRNGRW from the coding sequence GTGCCCGAACTGCCCGAGGTGGAGGTTGTCCGCCGTGGCCTGGTGAACTGGGTGCGCGGCAGGACCATCGACGCCGTCGATGTCCTCGATCCGCGCTCCATCCGCCGCCATGCCCTTGGCGTGGAGGACTTCATCGGCAACCTCGAAGGTGCCGTGGTGTCCGACGTCGTGCGCCGGGGCAAGTTCCTCTGGATGCCGCTGCTTGACAGCGCCGCTCCCGGCCCCGGCAACCCGGCCGGCGGCGTGCCGGAGGTCGCGCTCATGGCACATTTGGGCATGAGCGGGCAACTGCTGATGCAGGATTCAGCCGTCCCCGATGAGAAGCACCTCAAGGTCCGGTTCCGGCTCAGTCCGCGGGACGGGATGCCGGAGCAACTGCGGTTCGTGGACCAGCGGATCTTCGGCGGGCTGTTCGTCACCGCACTGGTACCTACCGACGACGGCGGTCCAGGCGGCCTCGCGGAATCCCCCCTTCCCCTCATTGCAGAGGAAGCGGCACATATCGCCCGGGACCCCCTGGACCCTGCCTTCTCCTTCGACCTCTTCTACCAGCGTCTCCGCAAGCGGAAAACGGGGCTGAAGCGGGCACTGCTGGACCAGGGCCTCGTGTCGGGAATTGGCAACATCTATGCCGACGAAGCCCTGTGGCGTGCCCGCCTGCATTTTGCCCGCGCCACCGACACCCTTCGCAGGAGTGAAGCCCAGCGCGTCCTGGAGAGCGCACGTGAGGTCATGCTTGATGCCCTGGCAGCAGGCGGAACGAGCTTCGATTCCCTCTATGTCAACGTCAACGGTGCCTCAGGCTACTTCGACCGGTCCCTCAATGCGTACGGCCGGCAGGGCGAGCCCTGCAAACGGTGCGCCGCAGCCGGTATCCACTCGGTTATCCGCAGGGACCAGTTCATGAACCGGTCGTCCCACACCTGCCCCGTATGCCAGCCCCGGCCCCGCAACGGCCGCTGGTAA
- a CDS encoding NAD-dependent epimerase/dehydratase family protein, which yields MRVLVTGASGLLGREVAALLVQKGHAVTTFQRRPSGVDGATDCCGSLTDEAAVRAAVRDAEAVVHLAAKVSFTGRAEEFDEVNVQGTRRLLLAAREAGIRDFVFVSSPSVANSGAAIAGLGAEPADPVHAHGDYSRTKAQAELLALAADAPHFRVAAVRPHVVWGPGDTQLVERVMARAARNRLPLLNAGAALIDTTYVDNAAAAIVAALDRMEHIHGRALVVTNGEPRPVGELIAGICAAGGVPVPSWSVPGRLARLAGSVVERAWLRLGKQDEPPMTRFLAEQLSTAHWFDQRETRSLLAWAPEVSIDEGLVRLADYYGSR from the coding sequence ATGAGGGTCTTGGTCACCGGTGCCAGCGGCCTGCTGGGCCGGGAGGTCGCGGCCCTTTTGGTGCAGAAGGGCCATGCCGTCACCACCTTCCAGCGGCGCCCCTCAGGGGTCGACGGCGCCACGGACTGCTGCGGCTCCCTCACCGATGAGGCAGCGGTCAGGGCCGCGGTCCGGGACGCTGAAGCCGTGGTCCACCTGGCGGCCAAGGTTTCCTTCACCGGCCGCGCCGAAGAGTTTGACGAAGTGAACGTCCAGGGAACCCGCCGCCTGCTCCTGGCCGCCCGCGAAGCCGGGATCCGCGACTTCGTCTTCGTTTCCTCGCCATCGGTCGCCAACTCGGGTGCAGCCATCGCAGGACTGGGAGCAGAGCCGGCCGACCCGGTCCACGCCCACGGCGACTACTCCCGCACCAAGGCCCAGGCGGAGTTGCTGGCCCTTGCCGCGGACGCCCCGCACTTCCGCGTCGCCGCGGTGCGCCCGCACGTGGTGTGGGGCCCCGGAGACACCCAGCTGGTGGAACGTGTCATGGCACGGGCGGCCCGGAACCGGCTGCCGCTGCTCAATGCGGGGGCAGCCTTGATCGACACCACGTACGTGGACAACGCAGCAGCGGCCATTGTTGCTGCGTTGGACCGAATGGAACACATCCATGGCAGGGCCCTGGTGGTAACCAACGGGGAGCCGCGGCCCGTGGGGGAACTCATCGCAGGAATCTGCGCCGCCGGCGGGGTGCCCGTACCGTCGTGGTCCGTCCCGGGCCGGCTGGCCCGGCTCGCAGGATCAGTGGTGGAGAGGGCATGGCTTCGGCTGGGTAAGCAGGATGAGCCGCCCATGACCAGGTTCCTTGCAGAGCAGCTGTCGACGGCGCACTGGTTCGACCAGCGGGAAACCCGCTCGCTCCTCGCCTGGGCCCCCGAAGTGTCCATCGACGAAGGCCTGGTCCGGCTGGCGGACTACTACGGCTCCCGTTGA